From Chryseobacterium sp. IHB B 17019, one genomic window encodes:
- a CDS encoding thymidylate synthase, with translation MQNYLDLLQHILDNGTDKTDRTGTGTRSVFGYQLRYDLSKGFPLVTTKKVHLKSIIYELLWFLKGDTNVKYLNDNGVSIWDEWADENGDLGPVYGAQWRSWNGADGKVVDQITEVIDQIKKNPDSRRLIVSAWNVSEIPNMALAPCHALFQFYVADGKLSLQLYQRSADVFLGVPFNIASYALLLMMVAQVCDLEVGDYVHSFGDVHIYNNHFEQVNKQLSRDPRPLPTMKLNPEIKDIFGFDFEDFTLENYDPHPGIKAPVAI, from the coding sequence ATGCAAAATTACTTAGACCTTCTACAACATATTTTAGACAACGGAACGGATAAAACCGACAGAACCGGAACCGGAACAAGGAGTGTTTTCGGGTATCAGCTGAGATATGACCTGTCGAAAGGTTTTCCTTTGGTGACAACTAAAAAAGTGCATTTGAAATCCATTATTTATGAACTGCTTTGGTTCCTGAAAGGAGATACAAACGTTAAATATTTAAACGACAACGGAGTTTCAATCTGGGACGAATGGGCGGATGAAAACGGAGATCTCGGCCCTGTTTACGGGGCGCAGTGGAGAAGTTGGAACGGAGCCGACGGAAAAGTTGTAGACCAGATTACAGAAGTGATCGACCAGATAAAGAAAAATCCTGATTCCAGAAGGTTGATCGTTTCTGCATGGAACGTATCAGAAATCCCGAACATGGCTTTGGCACCTTGTCACGCGCTATTTCAGTTTTATGTGGCGGACGGGAAGCTGTCGTTGCAATTGTATCAGAGAAGTGCGGACGTTTTTCTTGGTGTTCCGTTTAATATCGCGAGTTATGCACTGTTATTGATGATGGTAGCACAGGTTTGTGACCTTGAAGTGGGAGATTATGTTCACAGCTTCGGTGATGTTCATATTTACAATAATCATTTTGAACAGGTAAATAAACAATTGTCAAGAGATCCGAGACCGCTTCCAACGATGAAATTAAATCCGGAAATCAAAGATATCTTTGGTTTTGATTTTGAAGATTTTACATTGGAAAATTACGATCCACATCCGGGAATTAAAGCACCGGTTGCGATTTAA
- a CDS encoding type II toxin-antitoxin system RelE/ParE family toxin: MKILISETAKNSLKEIVDFLKANWTIKEIAILKNDIKNFRQTIIDDIVKHPSLERFPNIKYTFIGKKQVKLIYEIKTDEIIIKLFWHCKQNPIKLKYLLNKEESIKK; this comes from the coding sequence ATGAAAATCTTAATTTCAGAAACTGCCAAAAACTCTTTAAAAGAAATTGTTGATTTTCTAAAAGCCAATTGGACTATAAAGGAAATTGCCATTTTAAAAAATGATATTAAGAATTTCAGACAGACGATAATTGATGACATTGTAAAACATCCGTCTTTAGAAAGATTTCCTAATATAAAATATACCTTTATTGGAAAGAAGCAAGTTAAGCTGATTTATGAAATTAAAACAGACGAAATAATTATCAAATTGTTTTGGCATTGCAAACAGAATCCGATAAAATTAAAATATCTTCTTAACAAGGAAGAAAGCATTAAAAAGTGA
- a CDS encoding TonB-dependent receptor domain-containing protein: MNFRKLSIAVLFLTTSGTVLYAQETKKDTAKSEKKIEGVVIKGSTRKGAESNIISLQKKSVEVIERVGSVQLAKQGVSDAATAVTKATGTQKQESSGQIFVRGLGDRYNSTTMNGLPIPSNDPLYKNIDLGIVKTDMIDYLSLEKVYTPRIWGDMAGANVDIVSKVYTGKPYFKVNLGSSVNFNAIQKNNFYLQDGPNFFGTDIIKKPSNASVASAGYVFKTSWQNKEQNNPFASSLGIDFGTNFKVGSTGRLSIFGYAAFDNDYGYIKGTAGGSYDGQNTPLKIYNDAEEYRYLTNSTGLLNLNYKINNNHNINFTTNYIHTTDQKLGNYKGYNRDYYDNDPLQERYVTNLRRATYKVNDLFVNQLRGEHTLSEPFKISWNLGFNRLESKRPDRQQNVTIFDKQMNTSFFASSNPGANNRYFDNLIENDYVGDIHADYKFSDKAKLTLGYSGRYKDSDFRATQYNFRIKLNQGSYFVDPNNYDTFFNPLNYQIGAFDIVTFRGDVKFDPATALIPQFFTSEIFNNAGYVNFDYKFNEKLTAQIGVRYDNLSQKMTYNTALLSNGGTLDKNYNKILPTLNVKYALNDFNNFRLSASKTYTTPLLLEMAPFEYEDIDESSLGNKDVYPSDNYNLDLKWEWFPKKNEVISITAFGKYIKNPISRITIASSSNVVSFANVGESARVFGAEVEFRKDLYSKGNSRFYTFLNATYLNTEQDLDSKKLTEENTYVSGNFLKDKEKMQGASDFLANVNLGWESKWKNGNLDLVVAYSYIGDNIYSLGFEKRGNMVDKAINTLDATARFKFNNGLGISLQGKNLINPTIKRIQDNEGTELVSKEYKRGIGLGLGVSYEF, translated from the coding sequence ATGAACTTTAGAAAACTGAGTATTGCAGTTTTGTTTTTAACAACATCGGGAACTGTACTTTACGCTCAAGAAACAAAAAAAGACACTGCAAAATCTGAAAAGAAAATCGAAGGTGTCGTAATTAAAGGGTCAACCAGAAAAGGCGCGGAATCTAATATTATCAGCTTACAGAAAAAATCCGTAGAAGTAATTGAACGAGTAGGTTCTGTACAGCTTGCCAAACAAGGGGTAAGTGATGCAGCAACAGCGGTAACGAAAGCTACCGGAACTCAGAAGCAGGAAAGCAGCGGGCAGATTTTCGTAAGAGGTTTAGGAGACAGGTATAATTCTACAACAATGAATGGCCTTCCTATCCCATCTAATGATCCTCTTTATAAAAACATTGACTTAGGTATCGTGAAAACTGATATGATCGATTATCTAAGCTTAGAAAAAGTATATACTCCGAGAATCTGGGGTGATATGGCTGGTGCAAACGTAGATATCGTTTCAAAAGTATACACGGGAAAGCCTTATTTTAAAGTAAACTTAGGGTCTTCAGTAAACTTTAATGCTATTCAGAAAAATAACTTCTATCTTCAGGACGGACCGAATTTCTTCGGAACCGATATCATCAAAAAACCATCCAACGCATCTGTTGCAAGTGCAGGATACGTTTTCAAAACTTCTTGGCAGAATAAGGAACAGAATAATCCTTTCGCATCATCTTTAGGAATTGATTTCGGAACAAACTTCAAAGTAGGTTCTACAGGGAGATTGAGCATCTTCGGATATGCCGCATTTGATAACGATTATGGATATATAAAAGGAACCGCAGGTGGTTCTTATGACGGACAAAATACTCCGCTAAAAATCTATAACGACGCGGAAGAATACAGATACCTTACAAACAGTACAGGTTTATTAAACTTAAACTATAAGATCAACAATAATCATAACATTAATTTCACTACAAATTATATCCACACAACAGATCAGAAATTAGGTAATTATAAAGGATATAACAGAGATTATTATGATAATGATCCATTACAGGAAAGATATGTAACCAATTTAAGAAGAGCTACTTATAAAGTAAACGATTTATTTGTAAATCAATTAAGAGGTGAGCATACTTTATCTGAACCATTTAAAATTTCATGGAATCTAGGTTTCAACAGACTGGAAAGTAAAAGACCGGATCGTCAGCAAAACGTAACGATCTTCGACAAGCAGATGAACACAAGCTTCTTTGCAAGCAGTAACCCGGGAGCCAACAACAGATATTTCGATAACCTTATAGAGAATGATTATGTAGGAGATATTCATGCAGATTATAAATTTTCTGATAAAGCAAAACTGACTTTAGGGTACAGCGGAAGATACAAAGACAGCGATTTCAGAGCGACTCAGTACAACTTCAGAATTAAGCTAAACCAGGGAAGTTACTTTGTAGATCCTAATAACTACGATACCTTCTTCAACCCGTTGAATTACCAGATCGGTGCTTTTGATATCGTAACTTTCAGAGGAGATGTGAAATTTGATCCTGCTACCGCTTTAATTCCTCAGTTCTTTACTTCTGAAATCTTCAACAATGCAGGATATGTAAACTTTGATTATAAGTTTAATGAAAAATTAACTGCTCAGATCGGTGTTCGTTATGACAATTTAAGTCAAAAAATGACGTACAACACGGCATTACTTTCAAACGGTGGTACTTTAGATAAAAATTATAATAAAATTTTACCAACATTAAACGTTAAGTATGCTTTAAACGATTTCAACAACTTCAGATTGTCGGCATCCAAAACTTATACTACTCCACTTTTATTGGAAATGGCTCCGTTCGAATATGAAGATATTGATGAATCAAGCTTAGGAAACAAGGACGTTTATCCGTCTGACAACTATAATTTGGACTTAAAATGGGAATGGTTCCCGAAAAAGAATGAAGTAATTTCCATTACAGCTTTCGGAAAATATATCAAAAACCCGATTTCCAGAATTACAATCGCTTCTTCATCAAACGTAGTTTCTTTTGCAAACGTTGGAGAAAGCGCAAGAGTATTCGGAGCTGAAGTTGAATTCAGAAAAGACCTTTATTCAAAAGGAAACTCAAGATTCTACACTTTCCTTAATGCAACCTATTTGAATACTGAGCAGGATCTTGATTCTAAAAAACTAACGGAAGAAAACACTTATGTTTCAGGAAACTTCCTTAAAGATAAAGAAAAAATGCAGGGAGCTTCAGATTTCTTAGCCAACGTAAACCTAGGTTGGGAAAGCAAATGGAAAAACGGAAATCTTGACCTTGTAGTGGCTTACTCTTACATCGGAGACAATATTTACTCTCTAGGATTCGAGAAAAGAGGAAATATGGTAGACAAGGCGATCAATACACTTGATGCTACAGCAAGATTCAAATTCAACAATGGATTGGGGATCTCTCTTCAGGGTAAAAACTTAATCAATCCTACTATTAAAAGAATTCAGGATAACGAAGGAACAGAGCTTGTTTCTAAAGAATACAAAAGAGGTATTGGTTTAGGACTAGGTGTTTCTTACGAATTTTAA
- a CDS encoding alpha-amylase family glycosyl hydrolase, protein MKKLILLAVIGLGIVSCTTQNTKKSMTDLPKNWKQTTNIYEVNLRQYTQEGTFKAFEKEMPRLKSMGVKTLWFMPITPIAQENKKGSLGSQYAAADYTSINPEFGTLDDFKHMVNEAHRLGFKVLIDWVANHTGWDHVWTKTHPEFYLKDPDGSFHRASGMDDIIELDYKNQEMRLAMIEAMKYWVKETNIDGFRCDLASWVEVDFWEQARPEVEKIKPLFWIGEYDELENPGYGKVFDASYSWKWMHKSEDYYKKNEPLQELKDLLIKYSAIGDHSMRAWFTTNHDENSWNGTEYEKYGVIAKPMAVFSTTWNGIPLLYSGQELPNMKRLEFFEKDVIKWTNTYQMADFYKTLLNLKSSNPALRGGDQNVTTYFLNTTANDKILAYVRKNGNDEVLVVLNMSKEPVNFSIEDEHVSGSFKDVFEKTKRDFNERKDFDFKPGDFAVFEK, encoded by the coding sequence ATGAAAAAATTAATTTTATTAGCTGTAATTGGTCTGGGAATTGTTTCCTGTACTACTCAAAATACAAAGAAAAGCATGACGGATTTACCTAAAAACTGGAAACAAACTACAAATATTTACGAAGTCAATCTTAGACAATATACTCAGGAAGGAACTTTCAAAGCATTTGAAAAAGAGATGCCCCGACTGAAATCCATGGGTGTAAAAACACTTTGGTTTATGCCGATCACTCCGATTGCCCAGGAAAATAAAAAAGGAAGTTTGGGAAGTCAATATGCAGCGGCAGATTATACTTCCATCAACCCTGAATTCGGAACGTTGGACGATTTCAAGCATATGGTAAATGAAGCCCACAGATTAGGGTTCAAAGTATTGATCGACTGGGTTGCGAATCACACTGGCTGGGATCACGTTTGGACAAAAACGCATCCCGAATTTTATTTAAAAGACCCCGACGGAAGCTTTCACCGCGCCTCTGGGATGGACGATATCATCGAGCTTGATTACAAAAATCAGGAAATGCGCCTTGCTATGATCGAGGCTATGAAATATTGGGTAAAAGAAACCAATATCGACGGTTTCAGATGCGACCTTGCTTCATGGGTGGAAGTTGATTTCTGGGAACAGGCCCGTCCCGAAGTTGAAAAAATAAAGCCGCTTTTCTGGATTGGAGAATATGATGAACTGGAAAATCCAGGTTACGGAAAAGTTTTCGATGCAAGCTATTCATGGAAATGGATGCACAAATCCGAAGATTATTACAAGAAAAACGAACCGCTTCAAGAGCTTAAAGATTTACTTATAAAATATTCAGCAATCGGTGATCATTCGATGAGGGCCTGGTTTACAACGAATCACGACGAAAATTCTTGGAACGGAACAGAATACGAAAAATATGGTGTTATTGCTAAGCCAATGGCCGTATTTTCAACAACATGGAATGGTATTCCGTTATTATATTCCGGACAAGAGCTTCCTAATATGAAAAGACTGGAATTCTTTGAAAAAGATGTCATCAAATGGACAAATACTTATCAAATGGCAGACTTTTACAAAACATTGTTAAATTTAAAATCATCGAATCCTGCATTAAGAGGCGGTGACCAAAATGTGACAACCTATTTTCTGAATACAACAGCCAACGATAAAATTTTAGCTTACGTCAGAAAAAATGGGAATGATGAGGTTTTGGTAGTCTTAAATATGTCGAAAGAGCCGGTAAATTTTAGTATTGAAGATGAACATGTATCGGGATCTTTCAAAGATGTATTTGAGAAAACAAAAAGGGATTTTAATGAAAGAAAAGATTTTGATTTCAAACCCGGAGATTTTGCAGTTTTCGAAAAATGA
- a CDS encoding sensor histidine kinase, translated as MKFYRLTLVASCLLTLVMFLLVIIFDSLKDIYYKTPFFKLGLFICLILIFVINYIVLELLFNYYGKKQVRGLSQLLPQEIVHNDHENITIKELGERFSDLNQQKVTELDMMKEMESYRKEYIGNVSHELKTPLFSIQGYVETLRDGGVDNLTIRDKYLERIDKSVERLIAIVTDLDMINRLEAGEINLTVSRFDVNLLVKEIFDLLDLEAEKHNATLQIQTLYPQIFVEADKQKISQVFINLISNAIHYANRQEAKVVVKTSVLKNKVLIEVIDNGMGIKSESLPRIFERFYRVETSRSRREGGSGLGLAIVKHILEAHNENITVESVYLEGTKFSFMLEKSK; from the coding sequence TTGAAATTTTACAGACTTACACTCGTCGCCTCCTGTCTTCTGACGTTGGTGATGTTTCTTTTAGTAATCATCTTTGATTCACTAAAGGATATCTATTACAAAACTCCGTTTTTCAAGCTTGGGCTTTTTATTTGCCTCATTCTTATTTTTGTAATTAATTATATCGTACTGGAATTACTGTTTAATTATTATGGTAAAAAACAGGTTCGAGGTCTTTCACAGCTTTTGCCTCAGGAGATTGTTCATAATGATCATGAAAATATCACCATTAAAGAATTGGGAGAAAGATTTTCCGACCTTAATCAGCAGAAAGTTACAGAACTCGATATGATGAAGGAAATGGAAAGCTACCGTAAAGAATACATCGGAAACGTTTCCCATGAGCTTAAAACTCCATTATTCTCCATTCAGGGTTATGTAGAAACTTTACGGGACGGTGGAGTGGATAACCTTACCATCCGCGACAAATATTTAGAAAGAATCGACAAATCTGTTGAAAGATTGATTGCCATTGTCACAGACCTTGACATGATCAACAGGCTCGAGGCGGGCGAAATTAATCTTACCGTTTCAAGATTTGATGTTAATTTATTAGTCAAAGAAATTTTCGACCTTCTTGATCTTGAAGCCGAAAAACACAACGCTACATTGCAGATCCAGACCCTGTACCCGCAGATTTTCGTTGAAGCCGACAAGCAGAAGATTTCACAGGTCTTTATTAATCTGATTTCTAATGCAATTCATTATGCCAACAGGCAGGAAGCTAAAGTAGTGGTAAAAACAAGTGTTCTTAAAAACAAAGTTTTAATAGAAGTTATAGACAACGGGATGGGGATCAAATCCGAAAGTCTTCCGAGGATTTTCGAGAGATTCTACCGTGTAGAGACCAGTAGAAGCAGACGTGAAGGCGGTTCCGGGCTGGGATTGGCGATCGTAAAACACATTCTCGAAGCGCACAATGAAAACATTACTGTAGAGAGTGTATATCTCGAAGGAACTAAGTTCAGTTTTATGCTTGAAAAAAGTAAATAA
- a CDS encoding IS1096 element passenger TnpR family protein has translation MVYKIRVILDAKEDIFRDIEVKGKQTLWNLHLGIKSAFSLQGDELSTFNLLEEDGTIVKSVPLEDMSDDGDGEIMSDVYIDEAFENVSDKAQFQYGLLDLWEFFCELVEIIDETKGVNYPITVYRFGNVPLKAPTKNGGGSKKKSAMPLLDDDFNFVDDFAGGTGFVDEDEDFDDEEEEDYNDDVFDDEDDNDDER, from the coding sequence ATGGTTTACAAAATCCGCGTAATATTAGATGCGAAAGAAGATATTTTCCGAGATATCGAAGTTAAGGGAAAACAGACGCTATGGAACTTACATTTAGGAATTAAAAGTGCATTCAGCTTGCAGGGAGACGAGCTTTCCACTTTTAATTTGCTGGAAGAAGACGGAACGATCGTAAAAAGTGTTCCGTTGGAAGATATGAGTGACGATGGCGATGGCGAAATTATGTCGGATGTGTACATTGATGAAGCCTTCGAAAATGTAAGTGATAAAGCTCAGTTCCAGTACGGACTTCTCGATCTTTGGGAATTTTTCTGTGAGCTTGTTGAGATTATTGACGAAACAAAAGGCGTGAATTATCCCATCACGGTTTACAGATTTGGAAACGTTCCTTTGAAAGCACCAACTAAAAACGGTGGAGGATCCAAGAAAAAATCAGCGATGCCTTTATTGGACGATGATTTCAACTTTGTGGATGATTTTGCAGGAGGTACCGGCTTTGTAGATGAAGACGAAGATTTTGATGATGAAGAGGAAGAAGACTACAACGATGATGTTTTCGATGATGAGGATGACAACGATGACGAAAGATAA
- a CDS encoding serine hydrolase domain-containing protein, with translation MFKKLLLLSAISLSTTAFSQNNVKEKLGNYLDSLFVHHKVMGSFAFAENNQPTFIKVVGFSDIETKQKANMNTQYRIGSISKTFTAVLIMKAVEDKKLSLDKKLSDFYPDIPNADKITIENLLQHRTGIHNLTNEAEYWQYNKQPQTESNLVNIIKKYKSDFEPGLKHEYSNSNYILLGFILEKAYKKSYADLIKDKIVRPLKLTLTEVGGKIDTSKNQAKSYQFTNGNYQISSETDMSIPIGAGNIISTPTELLKFILGLEQGKLIKPESLNKMKNFMDGYGYGLVKVPFEEYSGFGHTGGIDNFRSALFYFPDLKTAMSFTTNQADMDTNEISIKMLETAMGKDFEMPSFKTLVIPEAELQKFVGNYSSPDIPLKINVFIKDKTLMAQATGQGAFPLEATSKTSFKFDMAGIVIDFYPAKKQFVIIQGGTKNTFTKE, from the coding sequence ATGTTTAAAAAGTTACTTTTACTTTCAGCAATCAGCCTTTCAACTACTGCTTTCTCTCAAAATAATGTAAAGGAAAAACTAGGAAATTACTTAGATTCTCTCTTTGTACACCATAAAGTAATGGGAAGCTTTGCTTTTGCAGAGAATAATCAGCCTACTTTCATTAAGGTAGTTGGATTTTCTGACATAGAGACAAAACAGAAAGCCAATATGAATACACAATATCGCATTGGTTCTATTAGCAAGACTTTCACTGCGGTTTTGATAATGAAGGCCGTTGAGGATAAAAAACTTTCACTCGACAAAAAGCTTTCTGATTTCTATCCCGACATTCCAAATGCAGATAAAATTACCATCGAAAACTTACTGCAGCACAGAACCGGAATCCACAATCTCACCAACGAAGCAGAATATTGGCAATACAATAAACAACCTCAAACGGAAAGCAATTTAGTCAATATCATTAAAAAATATAAAAGCGACTTTGAACCCGGTTTAAAGCATGAATACAGCAATTCAAACTATATTTTGCTAGGTTTTATTCTTGAAAAAGCTTATAAAAAATCATATGCAGATTTAATTAAAGATAAAATTGTAAGACCATTAAAATTAACGTTAACGGAAGTTGGCGGCAAAATCGACACCTCAAAAAACCAGGCAAAATCTTATCAGTTTACCAACGGAAATTATCAGATTTCATCGGAAACTGACATGAGCATTCCAATCGGTGCAGGAAATATTATTTCTACACCGACAGAACTTTTGAAGTTTATTCTAGGTCTGGAACAGGGAAAATTAATTAAACCGGAAAGCCTGAACAAGATGAAAAATTTCATGGATGGTTACGGGTATGGTTTGGTGAAAGTTCCTTTCGAGGAATATTCAGGATTCGGGCATACAGGCGGGATTGACAATTTCAGATCAGCCTTATTTTATTTTCCCGACTTGAAAACGGCAATGAGCTTTACTACGAATCAGGCGGATATGGATACGAACGAAATTTCTATTAAAATGCTGGAAACAGCGATGGGTAAAGACTTCGAAATGCCAAGTTTCAAGACACTTGTAATTCCGGAAGCTGAACTGCAAAAATTTGTCGGGAATTATTCAAGCCCTGATATTCCTTTAAAAATTAATGTATTTATTAAAGATAAAACATTGATGGCTCAGGCAACCGGACAAGGCGCATTTCCTTTAGAAGCAACTTCTAAAACAAGCTTTAAATTTGACATGGCAGGAATTGTGATCG
- a CDS encoding response regulator encodes MNQKKILLIDDELDILEILSYNLEKEGYDIFTATNGNEGISKAKEIIPDLILLDVMMPEKDGIETCQELRKIKELQKTLIVFLSARSEEFSQLAGFQAGANDYIVKLIKPKILISKVNALLQLTSQVSDNAKLIEIGDLVIDKDNFRVSKSGQQFLLPKKEFDLLYLLASNTEKVFKREEILEKVWGNDVIVGERTIDVHIRRLREKLGINTIQTLKGIGYKLIV; translated from the coding sequence ATGAACCAAAAGAAAATCCTCTTAATAGACGACGAACTGGATATTTTAGAGATTCTGTCTTATAACCTGGAAAAGGAAGGTTACGACATCTTCACTGCTACAAACGGTAACGAAGGTATCAGCAAAGCTAAAGAAATCATCCCTGATCTTATCTTATTAGATGTAATGATGCCCGAAAAAGACGGTATCGAAACTTGTCAGGAACTTCGCAAAATTAAAGAACTTCAGAAAACATTAATCGTTTTCCTTTCCGCAAGAAGTGAAGAGTTCTCCCAATTAGCTGGTTTCCAGGCAGGCGCAAACGATTACATTGTGAAGCTGATCAAACCGAAGATTCTTATTTCTAAAGTGAACGCTTTATTACAATTAACCTCTCAGGTTTCTGATAATGCTAAATTAATAGAAATTGGTGATCTTGTCATTGATAAAGACAACTTCAGAGTTTCCAAAAGCGGACAGCAATTCTTACTTCCGAAAAAGGAATTCGATCTTCTTTATTTATTAGCTTCAAACACCGAAAAAGTATTCAAAAGAGAAGAAATTCTGGAAAAAGTTTGGGGGAATGATGTAATTGTGGGAGAAAGAACCATCGATGTGCACATCAGAAGATTAAGAGAAAAACTGGGTATTAATACAATCCAGACATTAAAAGGAATTGGGTATAAACTTATTGTTTAA